The following proteins are encoded in a genomic region of Syntrophotaleaceae bacterium:
- the mbhE gene encoding hydrogen gas-evolving membrane-bound hydrogenase subunit E: protein MKAFAFLATLATAVVLLYGTKDFAPWGDPASPASTHVSPVYIQRSVEETHVPNIVTAILGDYRGYDTMFETVVIYCAGLAVISILRRQKT, encoded by the coding sequence TTGAAAGCGTTCGCTTTTCTTGCCACTCTGGCCACCGCCGTGGTCCTGCTTTACGGAACGAAGGATTTCGCGCCATGGGGCGATCCGGCTTCCCCCGCCAGTACCCATGTCTCGCCGGTTTACATTCAGCGGTCGGTTGAGGAAACCCACGTTCCCAATATAGTTACCGCCATCCTCGGCGATTACCGCGGTTACGACACCATGTTCGAAACGGTGGTCATCTACTGCGCCGGACTGGCGGTGATCAGCATTTTGAGGAGGCAGAAGACATGA
- a CDS encoding Na(+)/H(+) antiporter subunit B, giving the protein MKILQQRARGRIVGENLIIRTSVRLLVPFIQLFGLYIIVHGHYSPGGGFQGGVVLGASFILLALAYDLQTSLRFMSERVNGILGNVGVLIYTGTAVLCALLGGLFLDYSALNRIIPLGAVEWRSMGIFVVEVGVGIAVMSIMASLFWDLGSGGGMDEGL; this is encoded by the coding sequence ATGAAAATCCTCCAGCAGCGGGCCCGGGGCCGGATCGTGGGCGAAAATCTGATCATCCGCACATCCGTGCGGTTGCTGGTTCCCTTCATCCAGCTGTTCGGTCTCTACATTATCGTTCACGGCCATTACAGCCCGGGGGGCGGTTTCCAGGGAGGGGTGGTGCTGGGCGCCTCCTTTATCCTGCTGGCGCTGGCCTACGACCTGCAGACCTCGCTGCGCTTCATGTCGGAGCGGGTCAACGGTATCCTCGGCAACGTTGGTGTGTTGATCTATACCGGGACGGCCGTGCTCTGCGCCCTTTTGGGCGGCCTGTTTCTCGACTATTCAGCCCTGAACCGCATCATTCCCCTCGGCGCCGTGGAATGGCGATCCATGGGGATTTTCGTGGTGGAAGTGGGGGTTGGCATCGCCGTCATGAGCATCATGGCCTCGCTTTTCTGGGATCTTGGTTCCGGAGGCGGGATGGACGAGGGGCTCTGA
- a CDS encoding cation:proton antiporter subunit C, with product MEQLLAEIVAKYNYWLYVLLMMIGFYAMIGKRNLVKKLLGMNIFQTAIILFYVSIGVKRGGGIPIVDKHAALSHGIDAATVVNPLPHVLMLTAIVVSVSVTGVALAIMVRLYRHYGTLEEDEIVEKIDR from the coding sequence ATGGAACAGCTGCTGGCGGAAATCGTTGCCAAATACAACTACTGGCTTTACGTGCTGCTGATGATGATCGGCTTCTATGCCATGATCGGCAAGCGCAATCTGGTAAAGAAACTGCTCGGAATGAACATCTTCCAGACCGCGATCATCCTTTTTTACGTCTCCATCGGGGTCAAACGGGGCGGCGGCATCCCCATCGTCGACAAGCACGCAGCCCTGAGCCACGGCATCGATGCGGCTACAGTGGTCAATCCCCTGCCCCATGTGCTGATGCTGACCGCCATCGTGGTGTCGGTGAGCGTGACCGGGGTCGCGCTGGCGATCATGGTGAGGCTGTATCGCCACTACGGCACTCTGGAAGAGGATGAAATCGTGGAGAAGATCGACCGATGA